In one Campylobacter insulaenigrae NCTC 12927 genomic region, the following are encoded:
- a CDS encoding peptidoglycan DD-metalloendopeptidase family protein has product MKKFFISLFLSIKLFAFSSVEELSWEDGKTLLDFLQDHSIPLNLYYNLDTEDKESSAEIASGVKYQMLKDDQGNLEQVLIPISDDLQIHIYKNIDNKFVLSFTPISYIKEKRTLRVAINNSAYQDVYDESGSVTLARAMVRAFKNSVNFKNVKKGDSVILIYEQKRRLGRLFGDISINAALANIRGKEYSIFLYKDSYYNAQGKELENFFLTKPVQYTRISDRFTKARYHPILKRYRAHLGIDYAAPTGTPVKSAGDGVVSFIGTKGGYGKVIQIKHTSGYMTLYAHLSRFAKIKRNQKVKQGQVIAYVGSTGMSTGPHLHFGLYLNNKAINPETIVKIPKSSLSGTNKEEFLKISKDYQNILDNIKEDFKNPPKEQNIENSVEL; this is encoded by the coding sequence ATGAAAAAATTTTTTATATCTTTATTTCTTTCAATAAAATTATTTGCATTTTCAAGCGTAGAAGAACTTTCATGGGAAGATGGCAAAACCTTACTTGACTTTTTACAAGATCATTCTATCCCGCTTAATCTTTATTATAATTTGGATACAGAAGATAAAGAATCAAGTGCAGAAATTGCAAGTGGTGTAAAATATCAAATGTTAAAAGATGATCAAGGTAATCTCGAACAAGTTTTAATACCAATTAGTGATGATTTACAAATTCATATCTATAAAAACATAGACAATAAATTTGTTCTTAGCTTCACTCCAATTTCTTATATTAAAGAAAAAAGAACATTAAGAGTAGCTATTAATAATTCTGCTTATCAAGATGTATATGATGAAAGTGGAAGTGTAACTTTAGCACGAGCTATGGTGCGTGCCTTTAAAAATAGTGTTAATTTTAAAAATGTAAAAAAAGGCGATAGCGTTATTTTAATTTATGAACAAAAAAGACGTTTAGGAAGACTTTTTGGCGACATTAGTATAAATGCGGCTTTGGCTAACATAAGAGGAAAAGAGTATTCTATTTTTTTATATAAAGATTCTTACTACAATGCTCAAGGAAAAGAATTAGAAAATTTCTTTTTAACTAAACCTGTACAATACACTAGAATTTCAGATCGCTTTACAAAAGCAAGATATCACCCTATTTTAAAAAGATATAGAGCTCATTTAGGAATAGATTACGCAGCACCTACAGGAACTCCAGTAAAAAGTGCCGGGGATGGGGTTGTTAGTTTCATTGGGACCAAAGGTGGTTATGGAAAAGTAATACAAATTAAGCATACTTCGGGTTATATGACTTTATACGCTCATCTTAGTCGCTTTGCAAAAATTAAGCGTAATCAAAAAGTCAAGCAAGGTCAAGTAATAGCTTACGTAGGATCAACTGGTATGAGTACTGGTCCTCATTTGCATTTTGGTCTCTATTTAAACAACAAAGCAATTAATCCTGAAACTATAGTAAAAATTCCAAAATCAAGCTTAAGCGGTACAAATAAAGAGGAATTTTTAAAAATATCTAAAGATTATCAAAATATCCTTGATAATATAAAAGAAGATTTCAAAAATCCACCAAAAGAACAAAACATAGAAAATTCAGTGGAGCTTTAA